The Aedes albopictus strain Foshan chromosome 2, AalbF5, whole genome shotgun sequence region GATCCGTTGACAAAAATTCTTTGTTAGATTACGAGAGATTGAATTTTAATAAACAATAACCAGTTTTCTGTTTCAAAACAAGAACTCAATAAACACATTCACCTCCAATATTCCATTTGCTGATTCGAGGTTTCCCTCATATCACGGTTGATGCGCCCCAATGAGTACTCCGCGTCTCTTCTTGATCGAACCAATATCTGAGCATATCGATAACCTAGCATTCTGAGTTTCGCCCGCATTCCCAGAAGCAGAGTGGCAACGGTCGCAAAACTTGTCAAAAACCTGGGTACGATTACAAGGGGCATACAGGTTATGGCAAGACAGCGCAGAATGCTCGACATTGGTTGTCCGAGTCCCTGCAGCAGAGGTGGTAATCCGAGAGCTTTTTCCGCAACCGAGTTTGGCACCAAAAAAGCTACAACATTTGCAAGTATCAGGCCAATCGAAAACTTCATCATTGTTCGAACGAAACGATTGATGATTCGTTGCTCATGCTCGTCGAAATCTTTGTTACCGGAGTTCACACTGTTTCCGATAACAAAAATCCTTACGGCTGCAATCGGTTTTTGGAGATGTGAGAACATGATCATCTTTGAAACTGTGACAAAGTAGATGAACAGTTTCAAACATTCGAAAACGACAACGGTTATGTCGTCCCTCTGGTTGAGCAGCGAATACGAAAGCTTGATATGCAAATAGGGAATTGCTGAGGTAACGAATATAATGTCCCCTATTGAACCTGATCGTGGTTGCACTTTTGCTTCCTATAGAAAAAAGagtaaattgacaaaaaaaaacattatcacCGAGCAGTTCTAACACACCCTCGCACACACCTCCAATCAGCGTGATCAAGTCCAGCAACCAGAAGCAATCACCACAGGGTCCTTCATCTGACCAAAATTGACGAGAATTGTTCAGCTTTGAGCAAATGTGACTCCACCGAACACGAAAAATAGCCAACATGTTGTGTTACTGTCTGAAATAAGATAGCAGAAGCAAGCAGATGCATTGCGATAAACTTATCTTTCGAGTTGAGAAAATGCTATGCATTTAGTTAAACGCTACGTGTTGTATACAAACAGTTTCACAGAACTTTACAATGCATGGAAATGAGGGAGGGGATGAATTAGCAATTGAGAATTCTTGGAACTAATTCACCACTTGTGATTTTCTTTACAAACTATGCAAACCCGCAACAGGTGTAATAGACTGG contains the following coding sequences:
- the LOC109415759 gene encoding uncharacterized protein LOC109415759 — its product is MIMFSHLQKPIAAVRIFVIGNSVNSGNKDFDEHEQRIINRFVRTMMKFSIGLILANVVAFLVPNSVAEKALGLPPLLQGLGQPMSSILRCLAITCMPLVIVPRFLTSFATVATLLLGMRAKLRMLGYRYAQILVRSRRDAEYSLGRINRDMRETSNQQMEYWSVLSALKDLVEKMFFLVHYSAIFTVGAFLFIAQHTGVNLFSASLASGAAFFLTEHFIQCRLVDTLQDEVDFISDVIYELCAKLPYSEDQHAEYVHVRSSLMIISMNTSSGVSMSCFGIFEISTLTFVDLANTAYMVLTFLISIG